The genome window taaacttcaggttctgggacttagcccagctctcgtcgataaacccttttccttccgctccgctatcggtcatagcgtaggacggaattggttctcttccagccACATTAAgactggcaggcagtatcatcaggttcgaacgttggttgttctcgttctcaatcgggattccatgaacggaggcggcggacagtttgATCTTcagtacagtaggtgcggaGGTGgaagcctggcgccgacttaggACAGGCttaccccgttttcctggcgtcctcgggagtgtctagatcggcgggaactggcgcggctggatgtggGCGAATGCGGAGacaggggctggctggtgcggttggggctataagcgaaggcGGCCTGGCGGAACCTGGTTGGGCGTGTGTCGGGTTCGGggcagtcgcggaggtagtggttggctgagcCACAACGGAaacactggttgttctctcGTCGctggttagggcggttataaCGGCGTTGGTTGCTTATGTCCATGGGGtcttcggctggttggcggttctCAGGGGGGCTTCTTCCCCTTCGGGGCGACAGGGACTTCTTCCTGGGCGTCAGGGGGTACTCCTTCGGAGGAGCATTAGTCCTCCGGGGGCTGGCTGTAGTTCGGTTGCAAaacggcgtcgtcggttttctAGGTCTTGTAAAAGGCGGCTAGATCGTGGTATTTATAACTAGGCGGTGGGTTATGTACTAACATcccgcgtagttctcgggagacgGCTTGCTCTAGTAGGGTGGGGAGGGCTTCTTCCGACATTTCTCCCTCTAGTGCAAGGCGTTGGAattcggcgaagaaggtacTGAAATCTTTGTGGGCTTGACGGAGGCGGAACAGTTCGGCACGGGCATTATTAAtacggttcgggtctccaaaggCGCGTTCTAGTAAGttgataatatcctggtagtcagGGGAGTTGACATTCCCCGGCTTTAATATGCGGTAAAACCTGAGCATAAGCTCGTCCCTTGAGTCGGCCAGTTACATAAGACATTCGGGcaaggcgtgtcgggaatcggtcatAGTTGGCTTTTAGTTtggagtgtatctgggagacgaaacggcgcAAGTCGGTTCGGTCAccttcaaacttgtcagggtcgggtagtcgttcggtaagactggcTGATTCGGCAGATCGGGAAGGAGGCGGAGAAGTCGTTCCCACAGGAGCCGCTGTAAGAAGCTCAGCTGGTAtgctagtctcgggggtcTCGCGGGGCATAGGTACGGTAGGGCGGGCGGCGTCGAGGGCACGCCGTTCGGCCAGGCGGGCTTCAAAGAGGgcgtcatctttctctttcaaggtTCTCTTGGTCTGTTGCTCAACATATTCGAGTTGGATTTGTACAGCGTCGCGCTCTTTAGCGATCCGCTGGAGGGTATGCTCTCGATCCTGGATTTTCTCTTGGTCGGCTTGGAGCTGGTCCTCGAGGTGAGagatacggttctgggcttcctcggcgtaggtGTAGACACTTTTGAAGTACTCGAACCAGTcgtcgagatgctcgggGGCGTGGGCTCGGAAGGAGTCTGCGCCATCTGGCAGGAACGGAGGAAGCGGTCTAGCGGTCATTGCGTTCGGCGTCCAAACggtaggagctacgtagtgtcacgggctggtctcgggaatacaggtgaacggggaacgcttcaggcggaacgggatctattgctacggataggcactgcaggcggATCAgactattgacaagacgtagctcgaggagctacgttcaggatctatctagtcggtgaactaaagtctcagcgataacgtatcgccacgtgatctaacccacttgtagctctagggtaggcaggtccggtcttggtctgtgaCAACGGTGGTCTAATAATGCTATCACGACCCGCAATACCAACCTGTCCACTCGGTCCTCATCCAACGGCTGCGTATCCGGATCATCGACATATGCTTCGACAATTTCACTTAATTCGTCGAGTGGCTCACTCTGCCGCTTCGATAATCGATACCCGGGCCTATCTTCGTCCGCCATGTCCTCGGCACGGTATACCATGCAgttgttgaacggatcgcgtgcgccttgatgtccttaattgtatgtgtattgttcaacttttctccccccgccttccttggagaggggtctgcttattatgctttcctgaatgggtctagggtcgccgacagctgaccgataggtcacacgataccccgtgcggccatcctactgttcaacagcagtacccacctgccggtcatacccacctaccggtcagcgaaaaaaaaaatcccccATACATAATGCGCGTTTGTAACCTCATGggaaaaatttaataaaaatattaaaaataagttaatcACTGGAGTTCAGATCAAAATTGGATCTATTTTAGTATTCTCTAGGTCTCTTAACCTCACGCCCTGTGCGGGTGCGTACGACACCTAATTCTTCCCTCCCTGAATATgacctctcatcctcttccatccctcccaCCTCGatcacatcctcaacaacacccgcCCCTTCAATTGCTTCGTTTGGCTCTGAAATTGTGTCACCAGCCGCTAAAGCCTCTGCCAGCGTCATAAATTTCTTATTggggttcggtaccgcctttctcttcttacctctACTCAACCGGCTAACTTCCCTCCCTCCAGGCTGGCTATTCTGGTGCTCAAAGAGGCGATCTTGgactcttgggcttcaaacccttttGATATCACAGAATACCGCCTTCTGGTAGAggggctcttgttcttccccaggtctctgatgtgacggctggtctttggcgtATTATCAGAGTCGACTTGCCCGTCTCTGTGGCCGTCTGATCCAGgcgtcgtttccttcttgtctggctGAATCTCAGGATGCATGAGCGCTTTCCGTCGTGAGAtcggccagtttccagtcacTCTCCAGCCCGAAAGgatgtttttcttcgtcatacccacttccctggctttggcataagccttgatgaagttgaccttgtccaccgGCGCAGAATCCGTCAGGCTTGCCAgtttttggagttcttttcgatatgcagccttggATGCGTTGAAAACACCATTATCCAGTGGCTGTAGGCCATGAGAGCAATGTGCAGGCAGGTAACAGCAATatacgttgttcaaaaacacgtggccatccactcatcctgGATTTTCAGTCAGCGGTATTTCTGATCGAGAACAGGTAGACACCCACAGATACATGGCTCCCATGGCCATCTAATATTATAAGCCTTGCATCTGACTCATCTGCTGGCTGAGTTTGGGGCAGATAAACCTCTTTGAGCCACTCGACCGCGATATGGTTGTCTGTCCAGCCGTTATCggacgtgatataataccagtcggcgatcttgttaaactcATCAATAAACCACTGCTTCTGAAGTTCTTTGCCCTTGAAGATAATTCCCGGCTTTAGAAGACGGCCATCTGCAGTGACGGCTTCGATAAAACTAGTCCAAGTGCGGGACTGCGAgcctttgaggaaggccttcctcctgGGATCGCTACTGCCAATTACCAAGGAATCCAAACCTAGATTTGCAATTTGTTGGTAAGTCTTGTATCAGAAGTGGTCAGTACTCACCAAATCCAGCCATGATACCGCCCTCGTCAACATTAAccgtgttctcaggcttgatccagccatattctctctcccggatatcaaagtaccaattgacaGCCATTGGGGTAAAAGAATTGAACCTTGCAGCTTCCTGGCGTTTTCCTACCTTCGTATCGATCTCTGGATGGCGTTTAATAAACCTGGCTAGCCAGTGTACACCGATAGGCCTTTCCcggccctgctgtctcaacagggCAGCTACGGTGGcgcgaacttgactgtgggaaggagcatagcccaaggcctCTTGTCGAAGTATCCATGTAACTAATCTAGCCTCTTGGGATTTGTATAACAGCTGGGCAGGTTGGGTGACCTCGGACTTTGACGGTAGGCCTCTTAATCGGTCAgacagagtggtttggggcattccatgcttctgggcggcCTGGTGCTGCGAGAGGTGATTATCTGTAACATCCAGTATAGCTTCAATGACATCATTCTCTGTataagactgttgaggcatTTTCAAGGCGATTAAAGGAAGCTGCTACAGATAAAAGTTTGATGAAATTTCGGGGAGGCTGGGTGATGAAGGAGACATTTCGAGAAATTTTACATTAGTGCCATGCGACCAAACTGCTTGTGTAAAATACAAATGAACATGCCAATATGAAACAACATGAAACTCTCAGTAAGACACAATCTGTTCCATGTAAATAACTTCAATTTTGGCCAAGCACTGTGCAAGCGAAGTTggacattttgtatggggaatttcttttttcgctgaccggtaggtgggtatgaccggcaggtgggtactgcatggtaatCAGACCTAGACCGACCGGGAGCCTTGACCAACCCAGACCGACAGACCGAAGGGGCCGGTCTCGGTCGGTCGGTTTGTTAGCCACACTGAGCACGCTAAGTGCGATACTCTGGATAGTCGCTTAGGCGGGTGACTGGAGCGCAAGACGTAGCCTAACAAGTCAGAAAAGTTCCTGCTTGCAAGCCTTTGATGTAACAACAACGGGAAAGCCCTGATATTTTAGCGTTACATGTGACAGCGCTATGATGATGTTTCTATCCATATTGCCGAGGGCCCGTGCTGTTAACGCTCTGACATGTTCCTGTCACACCCACACCTGAACTTTATTGCCCAGGCAGCTTGCAAGTCACAGCACCTTATCCAACCAGACACTCTGTCCACCTTCTCTTTTTAGGACCTGCTTACCCCGgtctccttgtccttgatctTTGTTTCGAAACACGGCTGAACAATTCAGCTGAACCTGACAATCCGGACTCTCAATTTAAGAGGCCTTCctaatatagtatagctatGAAATATTTTAGTCATTACGCCATTTTCTGAAACACGGTTTCTCAGGACATCTATGTTTAGCTCAATATCTTAGATATCTCTATGAAGATGGGTTGTTTGTCTATTGCAATATCCATACAAATAATGTATATATAACCTCCGTTGATTACCTGGTCATATTCTCTCTATCATCTCATTTCTCAATCACTCGTTACTTGTCTCTTCATCAGTCGATACTGTTTTCAAAATGCTGGCCACTTTGTTCGTTTCTGCCCTGGCCTGGAGTCAGCTCGCGCAAGCACATGGAACAATTACCAGAGTCATAGGCGCCAATGGTGTGGTTATGCCTGGACTCACTGGTTAGAACATTCCTATTGATCACATGACGTTATGCCTGAAGCTGATGATTAACAGTTCTTGACGGTACTCCTCGATCAGTTACCTCTGCTGCCTCTGGCGGACAGGTAGATACCAGCGTGATCCGTGACCCGGAGCTTGGTAGCAGTAAAGCCTCCGCACTTGGTCGAACTAGCAAAGGTCCGGTCGATCCTGCTCGCGTCATCAAAACGTTCATGCAAGGTCTCTCGAGTCGATCCCTTGCTGATAGCATCcttggaggaggagaagaaggtatAGTGCAACCACAAGGGACAGATAGCTTTCAGCAACTAAAGTTTTATAGCCACGAGAGAGGCCGTATCTTTCGTAACCGGGAATGCCGGCGCAGTTATAAATGGTAGGTCTTTATTTACATCTTCTTGCTAAAGATTCTTGGTACTAACTTATTCCAGGCGTACAAGACGGAGTCGAAGGCTCCCCGGTGGGTGGCTTGGCTCTAGGTAGGTTGGCTTGAAAGAGCTGGTATTGTAACTTATATACTAATAGATTGTAGAGGCTGAGCACGGGGTCAATGGTCTTCTAGATGATTTCTTCCAAACCGCGAAGGGAGTTCCATCTCCTCGTGGATATATCGAAGATAGCGTCCAGAAGTGTGCTGGCGCTGGTGCGAAGTCTGGTTTACCGACTACTGCATCTGATGGAACTCTCAAGTTGAtctatcatcaggttcgtaagaaaaaaagcaacAAGACTCTAGTTCATTGTTTGTATTGACAATTATTCTCTTAGGTTAATGAAGACGGTGCTGGCCCCCTGCTGGTAGATATTGACTTTACCTCGGGAGGGACTGATCCATCAGCGTTCGAGTCTGCCTCCGTTGTACAGAATATTGTCGGCGTATTGGGCTTCTCTACCGGAAGCTCGACTGACTTTCCGGTAGTTGTCAAAGTGCCTGCCGGTAAAGCATGCTCTGGAACTGTGGCCGGTGTTTCTGGTGTGTGCATTGCAAGGGTGCGAAACAGTGCTACTGCTGGTCCTTTTGGCGGCGCAGCGGCCTTTACTCATCACCCCAAGGCTGCAAAGGCGAAGCCTTCCAGCGCAAAGTTCCGTCACCGCCATGTCTAGTTTCGTATTAGGCACTGAGCGTCCTGATGCATGCTGCGAATAGCTTTATGCCGTGTCCTAGTGACCAATTTGCATGCGTTTCCCTGTATTGGGCAATTCATCAACGTACCTTTCTCATAGCTTTTCAACACATAgcataatcttaatatacaACCATACATACCAAACCTTGAAGGCCCGTGCAACTGACTTTACTGGTCGTTAAATAGAAACCGAATACGGGATGTCAAGCGACCTAAAGTCACATTCAACTTGACATTACACCGTCGATTTTGAACTTCCTATCTAACGTCACACAGAAGCATCATACTCCAATTCTCACACAAGACCtttttttaactttctaTCTAACGGAACACTTACTTCTCAACTATGCCTTTAAAAGGCCTCAGCAGTCCAAAAGAATCGTCTTGCAATATTGGAGAATATTTCTGTTTACAAAGATATCATGGGCAGTCCTCTTGATACAAGGTAGAAAGATATAGGACACGCGTAATCTGGTTGTAGCTTGTGTCTTTAAACCATTGTCAGGAAGCATCACATAAGCCAAGATGGGAGGACTTTCATCGGAATCCGGCCATCTCTGCTGCATTGGAAATGTATTAGGATGGATTTATAATAGGTATTTCGCACCTCTAAGCGCATCTTTGAGAGCATCGtatccttctttcgctttaATAATGTAGGCACAGCCAAAGACTGCTCTGAGAGATGTATCTCGACGTCGTGATTGTATTCTTCTTTCCAGAGACAACGGGCGGCGGCAAACGCGCCCTCGTGCCATTCCTCGGGCCAACATTCTTCAATATAGCTCTTGCGTTTAGAAGGATCGAGAAGGAGGGCCGCGGCATATACGGGGATATCCTCGGTCATAGTGTAATACTTATCGAGTATGAACCAGCACATATCGATAGAGTGAATTAGGTAGACTAACTCACCGCCACCCCGTACACCCCCCGACCCCGCACACCTCACAACATCCACTCGTTATTGAAGTCTACACTTTGATATTACTCTGTAATTATCAAATTAAATCCGTATTTTTTCATTTTAACGGAAATGAATTTGCAAGAGTCAGATTATGAATACAGGATGTTTCTGGCGGTCAATGATGCCGAAAATATAGGTTTGCGCGCTTCGGCGCGAAAACACGGCATGAAGCTCTCGACATTGAAGGATCGTTGCGCCGGCGGCCACGACATCAACACATCACATCAGAGAGAACTGTCGTTAACGCCAGAGCAAGAGGGAGACCTTGTGACATATATTGTCGAACGAGAGAAGGCTTTTCAGCCTTTAACAAGGACTGAGATACGCCTCTTTGCAGAGCAATTGTCAGAGGTCAACGGGTAGATACGATATATCGGCAAAAACTGGGTAGACCGGTTCTTCATACGATATCAGGCCATAGAAAAGAAGCCTACGAAGGTCTTTGAGTCATCAAGGAAACGTGCCGTCACAAGAAAGTCACTTTCTGACTACTTTACCGGTCTTCAATGGGTCATTAACGAGAAAAACGTCAAACGAGAGAATACATATAACGTCGATGAGAACGGCGTTCAACTTGGAGAGACCCGGGCCGGCATAGTAGC of Fusarium poae strain DAOMC 252244 chromosome Unknown contig_4, whole genome shotgun sequence contains these proteins:
- a CDS encoding uncharacterized protein (SECRETED:SignalP(1-18)); the protein is MLATLFVSALAWSQLAQAHGTITRVIGANGVVMPGLTVLDGTPRSVTSAASGGQVDTSVIRDPELGSSKASALGRTSKGPVDPARVIKTFMQGLSSRSLADSILGGGEEATREAVSFVTGNAGAVINGVQDGVEGSPVGGLALEAEHGVNGLLDDFFQTAKGVPSPRGYIEDSVQKCAGAGAKSGLPTTASDGTLKLIYHQVNEDGAGPLLVDIDFTSGGTDPSAFESASVVQNIVGVLGFSTGSSTDFPVVVKVPAGKACSGTVAGVSGVCIARVRNSATAGPFGGAAAFTHHPKAAKAKPSSAKFRHRHV